One segment of Amycolatopsis alba DSM 44262 DNA contains the following:
- a CDS encoding acyl-CoA dehydrogenase family protein → MRARTRPETPEVEAVGRFVDEEVCPHADGWDRAENIPGDVLRRVGELGLWAPFLPVEAGGAGLDMVTLGRLHEEVGRGCSSLRSLLTVHTMATATVQRWGDDEQRERWLPELSEGTTLGAFCLTEPDHSGSDSTAAGTVAVAENGVWTLRGRKTWITGGQVAGLFLVFAGTATGMSAFLVPADHPGVRVTPVRHMLGTTASMLATIEFDDVRLDPSALVGPPGWAAGTVMTGALDLGRYSVACGSVGIVRAALAASAAYTSARSAGGGLLRDLPQIRAKISEMVTARDAARLLCEKAGRLKDAGDPATIMATWVAKYFASTAAAKAASDAVQIHGANGCGPDYPVARLYRDAKVMEIIEGSTQIQELTIADEAYREVSG, encoded by the coding sequence GTGAGGGCGAGGACACGGCCCGAAACCCCTGAGGTAGAGGCGGTCGGGCGTTTCGTCGACGAGGAGGTCTGCCCGCACGCGGACGGGTGGGACCGGGCCGAGAACATCCCCGGTGACGTGCTGCGGCGGGTGGGGGAGCTGGGACTGTGGGCCCCGTTCCTCCCCGTCGAGGCCGGCGGCGCCGGGCTGGACATGGTCACCCTCGGGCGGCTGCACGAGGAGGTCGGCCGCGGCTGTTCATCGCTGCGGAGCCTGCTCACCGTGCACACGATGGCGACCGCGACGGTGCAGCGCTGGGGTGACGACGAGCAGCGCGAACGCTGGCTGCCCGAGCTGTCGGAAGGCACGACACTGGGCGCGTTCTGCCTGACCGAACCGGACCACAGCGGCAGCGATTCGACCGCCGCCGGAACAGTGGCGGTCGCCGAGAACGGCGTCTGGACCCTGCGGGGCCGCAAGACCTGGATCACCGGCGGCCAGGTCGCCGGGCTGTTCCTCGTGTTCGCGGGCACGGCCACCGGGATGAGCGCGTTCCTGGTGCCCGCGGACCACCCCGGAGTCCGGGTGACCCCGGTCCGGCACATGCTCGGCACCACGGCGAGCATGCTGGCGACCATCGAGTTCGACGACGTCCGGCTCGACCCGTCCGCGCTGGTGGGGCCGCCGGGCTGGGCGGCGGGCACGGTGATGACCGGCGCGCTCGACCTCGGTCGCTACAGCGTGGCGTGCGGCTCGGTCGGCATCGTGCGGGCGGCGCTGGCCGCTTCGGCCGCCTACACGTCGGCGCGTTCGGCGGGCGGCGGGCTGCTGCGGGACCTGCCGCAGATCCGCGCCAAGATCAGCGAAATGGTCACCGCTCGCGACGCCGCGCGGCTGCTGTGCGAGAAGGCGGGACGGCTCAAGGACGCGGGCGATCCGGCGACCATCATGGCGACCTGGGTCGCCAAGTACTTCGCGTCCACGGCCGCGGCGAAGGCGGCTTCGGACGCGGTGCAGATCCACGGCGCGAACGGCTGCGGCCCGGACTATCCGGTGGCCCGGCTGTACCGCGACGCGAAAGTCATGGAGATCATCGAGGGCAGCACCCAGATCCAGGAGCTGACCATCGCGGACGAGGCGTACCGGGAGGTGTCGGGATGA
- a CDS encoding acyl carrier protein produces MSQDVNGEIRAFIGAKFPSLSFTDEQDIFALGFVNSLFAMELVMFIEKAFATRIPNEELKLDNFRSVTRMTELVERRTAAAAH; encoded by the coding sequence ATGTCGCAGGACGTCAACGGCGAGATCCGCGCCTTCATCGGGGCGAAGTTCCCCAGCCTGTCGTTCACCGACGAACAGGACATCTTCGCGCTGGGTTTCGTGAACTCCCTGTTCGCGATGGAGCTGGTCATGTTCATCGAGAAGGCGTTCGCCACGCGGATCCCCAACGAGGAGCTGAAGCTGGACAACTTCCGCAGCGTCACGCGGATGACCGAGCTGGTCGAGCGGCGCACCGCCGCGGCCGCGCACTGA
- a CDS encoding 3-hydroxyacyl-CoA dehydrogenase family protein, protein MTLVGVVGAGVMGTGVAQNLATSGHEAVLIDVDPGKLADARDRIELECRMSRMLGGPEIDAAEVLGRITFGTELELLAEAEVVIENITENWDLKSRLYPKLDEACKADTVFVVNTSAIPITKVAALTQRQDKVMGVHFMNPVPMKPSCEFIPGYHTSESTKDIVRELLLSMGKKPIPVNDASGFVSNRVLMLTVNEAAFLVHEGVADAETVDEVFRGCFGHPMGPLETADLIGVDTILYSVEVLYDEFNDSKYRPCPLLKQMTAAGLHGRKSGKGFYNYSG, encoded by the coding sequence ATGACCCTCGTCGGAGTCGTCGGCGCCGGTGTGATGGGCACCGGGGTCGCGCAGAATCTCGCCACCAGCGGGCACGAGGCCGTGCTCATCGACGTCGACCCCGGCAAGCTGGCCGACGCCCGCGACCGGATCGAACTCGAATGCCGGATGAGCCGCATGCTCGGCGGCCCGGAGATCGACGCGGCCGAGGTGCTGGGCCGGATCACCTTCGGCACCGAACTCGAACTCCTCGCCGAGGCCGAGGTGGTGATCGAGAACATCACCGAGAACTGGGACCTGAAGTCCCGCCTGTACCCGAAACTCGACGAGGCCTGCAAAGCCGACACCGTGTTCGTCGTCAACACCTCCGCCATCCCGATCACCAAGGTCGCCGCGCTCACCCAGCGCCAGGACAAGGTGATGGGCGTCCACTTCATGAACCCCGTGCCGATGAAACCGTCGTGCGAGTTCATCCCCGGCTACCACACCAGCGAGTCCACAAAGGACATCGTGCGCGAGCTGCTGCTGTCGATGGGGAAGAAGCCGATCCCGGTCAACGACGCTTCCGGATTCGTCTCCAACCGCGTGCTCATGCTCACCGTCAACGAGGCCGCTTTCCTGGTCCACGAAGGGGTCGCGGACGCGGAGACGGTCGACGAGGTGTTCCGCGGCTGCTTCGGGCATCCGATGGGCCCGCTGGAGACCGCCGACCTGATCGGCGTCGACACGATCCTCTACAGCGTCGAGGTGCTCTACGACGAGTTCAACGACAGCAAGTACCGCCCCTGCCCGCTGCTCAAGCAGATGACGGCGGCCGGCCTGCACGGCCGCAAGAGCGGCAAGGGTTTCTACAACTACAGCGGCTGA
- a CDS encoding type I polyketide synthase — translation MTTRERDTGDDIAIVGMAGNFPGAPDIGKFWADLCAGRDGITRMTRDELLAAGVPAEVADDPAFVPAAGLLPGIDRFDADFFGYDRADAELLDPQHRLFLECAWHALEDAGVDPDRIEGLAGVFAGGAPSTYLLSNLLSNDVTALTVGPDQLILQNEKDLIASRLSYALDLTGPSVSVQSCSSTALAAVAQGCSSLLTGESDLVVSGSVSVVVPQEPGYLYREGSRFAPDGINRILDAGANGKVPGNGLGVVVLRRLEDALADGDRVYAVIRGWAIHHEGNRARQGFNLPGVPGQAAVVAEAMAAADVEPAEIDHIEVSTLGTPFGDVAEISALQKIFDVDDVERVTLGSIDANLGHINQAGGIARLIKAALALHHEKLPPAVNFEKPNPQLAHSGDKLVVQAELGDWPRGERPRLAGVSAYGFGGTDAHVVIEEAPEDCPERPDARPHQLLAWSARTPEAADAMTGRLAADRPEWTDLADVAYTLHNGRKAFDHRRMTVVSSVDDAADAFGSETSVVAEAGSKPRKAAFLLAGVGEQYRGMAGGLYASEPEFKAAVDECAALFKAQLGTDPTESLHGERGSDGGDLARLLGRATDAEDASPSVTQPAVFTLGYALGRLLRAWGVQPSVLAGYSVGEFAAATLAGALTLAEATALVATRAKLIEELPEGSMAAIPLGAAELTALVGDVTAFGVDVAAVNGPRMIVVSGAGDGVEKLAAALAEHGVPARPLRTTHAFHSRALRPAAAELTAWARKNLTPREPEVPYLSNVTGAPITVKQLNDPGYWAEHMCRPVRFAAMIEHLASHSPDTVLLELGAGQSLGSMFRGHPDFPQTSWSLLVPTLPGEADPRQDTAVLTEALGRAWLSGADIDWRAYHDGRDPRKTTLPGYPFQRDRYWIEPTQAAADVALGARSTRPVYLIEGELDVTARDLAARLGAELGATVVFAEEHPGGADAVRAAHGRLDGVLDLTTSNAAKEER, via the coding sequence ATGACCACGCGAGAACGGGACACCGGCGACGACATCGCGATCGTCGGCATGGCCGGGAACTTCCCCGGCGCGCCCGACATCGGCAAGTTCTGGGCCGATCTGTGCGCCGGCCGCGACGGCATCACCCGGATGACCCGCGACGAACTGCTCGCCGCGGGCGTCCCCGCCGAAGTGGCCGACGACCCCGCGTTCGTCCCCGCGGCGGGCCTGCTGCCGGGGATCGACCGCTTCGACGCCGACTTCTTCGGCTACGACCGGGCCGACGCCGAACTGCTCGACCCGCAGCACCGGCTGTTCCTCGAATGCGCGTGGCACGCGCTGGAGGACGCGGGCGTCGACCCGGACCGGATCGAAGGCCTCGCCGGGGTGTTCGCCGGCGGCGCCCCGAGCACCTACCTGCTGTCGAACCTGCTCTCCAACGACGTCACCGCGCTGACCGTCGGCCCGGACCAGCTGATCCTGCAGAACGAAAAGGACCTGATCGCGTCCCGGCTGTCGTACGCGCTCGACCTGACCGGTCCGTCCGTCAGCGTCCAGAGCTGCAGCTCGACCGCGCTCGCCGCCGTCGCGCAGGGCTGCTCCAGCCTGCTCACCGGCGAGTCCGACCTGGTGGTCTCCGGTTCGGTTTCCGTTGTCGTGCCGCAGGAACCGGGCTACCTCTACCGCGAGGGCAGCCGGTTCGCGCCCGACGGGATCAACCGGATCCTCGACGCGGGCGCCAACGGCAAGGTCCCCGGCAACGGTCTCGGCGTCGTCGTGCTGCGGCGGCTGGAGGACGCGCTGGCCGACGGCGACCGCGTCTACGCGGTGATCCGCGGCTGGGCCATCCACCACGAGGGCAACCGCGCGCGGCAGGGGTTCAACCTGCCGGGCGTACCCGGTCAGGCCGCCGTCGTCGCCGAGGCGATGGCCGCCGCCGACGTCGAACCCGCCGAGATCGACCACATCGAAGTGTCCACATTGGGCACTCCGTTCGGCGACGTCGCCGAGATCTCCGCGCTGCAGAAGATCTTCGACGTCGACGACGTCGAGCGGGTCACGCTCGGCTCGATCGACGCGAACCTCGGGCACATCAACCAGGCGGGCGGTATCGCCCGCCTGATCAAGGCCGCGCTGGCGCTGCACCACGAGAAGCTGCCGCCGGCGGTCAACTTCGAGAAGCCCAATCCGCAGCTGGCGCACAGCGGCGACAAGCTCGTTGTCCAGGCGGAACTGGGCGACTGGCCGCGCGGGGAACGGCCGAGGCTGGCCGGGGTCAGCGCGTACGGCTTCGGCGGCACCGACGCTCACGTCGTCATCGAGGAGGCACCGGAGGACTGCCCGGAGCGCCCGGACGCCCGGCCGCATCAGCTGCTCGCGTGGTCCGCGCGGACCCCCGAGGCGGCCGACGCGATGACCGGCAGGCTCGCCGCGGACCGTCCTGAGTGGACGGATCTCGCCGACGTCGCCTACACGCTGCACAACGGCCGGAAGGCTTTCGACCACCGCCGGATGACGGTCGTGTCCTCTGTGGATGACGCCGCCGACGCGTTCGGGTCCGAGACCAGTGTGGTCGCCGAAGCGGGCTCGAAGCCGCGGAAGGCGGCTTTCCTGCTGGCCGGGGTCGGCGAGCAGTACCGCGGCATGGCGGGCGGGCTGTACGCAAGCGAGCCGGAGTTCAAGGCCGCCGTCGACGAATGCGCCGCGCTGTTCAAGGCCCAGCTCGGCACCGATCCGACGGAAAGCCTGCACGGCGAACGCGGTTCCGACGGCGGAGACCTCGCCCGGCTGCTGGGCCGCGCGACCGACGCCGAGGACGCGTCGCCGTCCGTTACCCAGCCCGCCGTGTTCACCCTCGGCTACGCGCTCGGGCGCCTGCTGCGCGCCTGGGGTGTCCAGCCGTCCGTGCTCGCCGGGTACAGCGTCGGCGAGTTCGCCGCCGCCACCCTCGCGGGCGCCCTCACCCTGGCGGAGGCCACCGCGCTGGTCGCCACCCGCGCGAAGCTGATCGAGGAGTTGCCCGAAGGCTCGATGGCCGCGATCCCGCTGGGCGCCGCCGAACTCACCGCGCTGGTGGGCGACGTGACCGCGTTCGGCGTCGACGTCGCCGCGGTGAACGGGCCGCGGATGATCGTGGTGTCCGGCGCGGGCGACGGCGTCGAGAAGCTGGCCGCCGCGCTCGCCGAACACGGCGTCCCGGCCCGGCCGCTGCGCACCACGCACGCCTTCCACTCGCGGGCCCTGCGGCCCGCCGCCGCCGAACTGACCGCGTGGGCGCGGAAGAACCTCACACCGCGCGAGCCGGAAGTGCCGTACCTGTCGAACGTCACCGGCGCGCCGATCACCGTCAAACAGCTGAACGATCCCGGCTACTGGGCCGAGCACATGTGCCGTCCCGTGCGCTTCGCCGCGATGATCGAGCATCTTGCCAGTCATTCCCCGGATACCGTGTTGCTGGAACTGGGAGCCGGGCAGTCGCTCGGCTCGATGTTCCGCGGCCACCCCGATTTCCCCCAGACTTCGTGGTCGCTGCTGGTACCCACCCTGCCCGGCGAGGCCGACCCCCGCCAGGACACGGCCGTGCTCACCGAAGCGCTCGGCCGGGCCTGGCTGTCCGGGGCGGACATCGACTGGCGGGCCTATCACGACGGCCGTGACCCGCGGAAGACCACGCTGCCCGGTTATCCGTTCCAGCGCGACCGCTACTGGATCGAGCCGACCCAGGCCGCCGCCGACGTCGCGCTCGGCGCCCGGTCCACGCGGCCGGTCTACCTGATCGAAGGCGAACTCGACGTCACCGCCCGTGATCTGGCCGCCCGGCTGGGCGCCGAACTGGGCGCGACCGTCGTGTTCGCCGAAGAGCACCCCGGCGGCGCCGACGCGGTGCGGGCCGCCCACGGCAGGCTCGACGGCGTGCTGGACCTGACCACGAGCAACGCAGCCAAGGAGGAACGATGA